In Primulina huaijiensis isolate GDHJ02 chromosome 16, ASM1229523v2, whole genome shotgun sequence, a single genomic region encodes these proteins:
- the LOC140960692 gene encoding ubiquitin C-terminal hydrolase 12-like, producing the protein MTMMTPQQLDQQEDEVMLVPRSDLVDGPQPLVEGPQPMEVAAAESNGTVENQASDEPQASHFTWVIEHFSRLNMKKLYSDIFTVGGYKWRVLIFPKGNNVEYLSMYLDVADSATLPYGWNRYAQFSLAVVNQMHNNYTIKKDTQHQFNQRESDWGFTSFMPLSELYDPNKGYLVNDTCVIEADVAVRKVVDYWAYDSKKETGYVGLKNQGATCYMNSLLQTLYHVPYFRKAVYHMPTTENDNPSGSIPLALQSLFYKLQYNDTSVATKELTKSFGWDTYDSFMQHDVQELNRVLCEKLEDKMKGTVVEGTIQKLFEGHHMNYIECINVDFKSTRKESFYDLQLDVKGCKDVYASFDKYVEVERLEGDNKYQAEEHGLQDAKKGVLFIDFPPVLQLQLKRFEYDFMRDTMVKINDRYEFPLELDLDRENGKYLSPEADRSVRNLYMLHSVLVHSGGVHGGHYYAFIRPSLTDQWYKFDDERVTKEDMKKALEEQYGGEEELPQTNPGYNNTPFKFTKYSNAYMLVYIRVSDKDKIICDVDEKDIAEHLRIRLRKEQEEKEDKRRYKAQAHLYTIIKVARDEDLKEQMGKDIYFDLVDHDKVRNFRIQKQMPFNLFKEEVAKEFGIPVQFQRFWIWAKRQNHTYRPNRPLTPHEEAQTVGALRDVSNKAHNAELKLFLEVERGQDFHPVPLPEKIKDNILLFFKLYDPEKEELRYVGRLFVKSSSKPIEILTKLNELAGFSPDEEIELYEEIKFEPNVMCERLDKRASFRFSQIEDGDIICFQKHPPSESEEKIRFPDVPSFLEYVKNRQIVHFRTLERPKEDEFCLELAKNHTYDDVVERVAQRLGLDDPSKIRLTTHNCYSQQPKPNPVKYRSVDHLLDMLVHYNQISDILYFEVLDIPLPELQCLKTLKVAYHHATKDEAIILNIRLPKQSTVGDVLNEIKTKVELSFPNAELRLLEVFYHKIYKIFPINEKIENINDQYWTLRAEEIPEEEKNLGPNDRLIHVYHFTKENAQNQVQVQNFGEPFFLVIQNGETLADIKIRIQKKLQVPDDEFLKWKFAFLSLGRPEYLEDADIVSSRFQRKDVYGAWEQYLGLEHSDTTPKRAYTANQNRHMFEKPVKIYN; encoded by the exons ATGACGATGATGACGCCTCAGCAGTTGGAT CAACAAGAAGATGAAGTGATGCTAGTGCCGCGCTCAGATTTAGTTGATGGTCCGCAGCCATTAGTGGAAGGTCCGCAGCCTATGGAAG TGGCTGCAGCAGAGAGTAATGGAACAGTAGAAAACCAGGCCAGCGATGAGCCACAGGCGTCACACTTCACGTGGGTGATTGAGCACTTTTCCCGATTAAATATGAAGAAGCTTTATTCTGATATCTTCACTGTTGGAGGTTATAAATG GCGGGTGCTTATATTTCCTAAAGGAAATAATGTGGAGTACTTGTCAATGTATTTAGATGTGGCCGATTCAGCAACCTTGCCTTATGGGTGGAATAGATATGCACAGTTTAGTTTGGCAGTAGTTAATCAGATGCATAACAATTATACCATCAAAAAAG ACACACAACACCAATTCAATCAGAGGGAGAGTGATTGGGGTTTCACATCTTTCATGCCTCTTAGCGAGCTTTACGATCCTAATAAGGGGTACCTGGTGAATGATACTTGTGTAATCGAAGCTGATGTAGCTGTACGTAAGGTTGTTGATTACTGGGCGTATGACTCAAAGAAGGAGACAGGCTATGTTGGACTCAAGAACCAGGGAGCTACTTGTTACATGAACTCGTTGCTCCAAACCTTGTACCATGTCCCTTACTTTAGAAAG GCTGTATATCATATGCCAACAACAGAAAATGATAATCCATCAGGGAGCATCCCCTTGGCTTTACAGAGTTTGTTTTATAAGCTTCAATATAATGACACTAGCGTGGCTACAAAAGAACTGACCAAGTCGTTTGGATGGGATACATACGATTCCTTCATGCAACATGATGTGCAAGAACTTAACAGAGTTCTATGTGAAAAGCTAGAAGACAAGATGAAG GGAACTGTTGTTGAGGGTACTATACAAAAGTTGTTTGAGGGGCACCATATGAATTACATTGAATGTATCAATGTTGACTTCAAATCTACAAGAAAAGAATCATTTTATG ACCTACAACTTGATGTAAAAGGTTGTAAAGACGTTTATGCTTCCTTTGACAAATATGTGGAAGTTGAGCGTCTTGAAGGAGATAACAAATATCAAGCCGAAGAACATGGTCTGCAG gaTGCGAAGAAGGGTGTCTTGTTCATTGACTTTCCTCCAGTTCTCCAGCTTCAGTTAAAGCGCTTTGAGTATGATTTTATGAGAGATACAATGGTCAAG ATAAATGACCGTTATGAATTTCCATTGGAGCTTGATCTTGATAGAGAAAATGGTAAATACTTGTCACCGGAAGCAGATAGAAGCGTTCGAAACCTCTACATGCTTCATAG TGTTTTGGTTCATAGTGGTGGGGTACATGGTGGACATTATTATGCTTTCATCCGGCCTTCGTTAACTGATCAATG GtataaatttgatgatgagagaGTCACTAAGGAAGATATGAAAAAGGCATTAGAGGAGCAGTATGGTGGTGAGGAAGAG TTGCCACAGACAAATCCTGGCTACAATAATACTCCATTCAAATTTACAAAATACTCAAATGCATACATGCTTGTTTATATTAGAGTGAGTGACAAGGATAAGATAATTTGTGATGTCGACGAGAAGGACATTGCGGAACATCTTCGG ATAAGACTGAGAAAGGAACAGGAAGAAAAGGAAGATAAGAGAAGATATAAGGCACAGGCTCATCTATACACTATTATCAAG GTTGCACGAGATGAAGATTTGAAGGAACAGATGGGAaaagatatatattttgatcttgTTGATCATGACAAAGTCCGTAACTTTCGAATTCAGAAACAAATGCCTTTTAACCTTTTCAAG GAGGAGGTTGCCAAAGAATTTGGAATACCAGTTCAATTTCAGCGCTTCTGGATTTGGGCAAAAAGGCAGAACCACACTTATCGCCCAAACCGCCCATTAACTCCGCATGAGGAAGCACAAACG GTTGGAGCTTTGAGGGATGTTTCCAATAAGGCCCACAATGCTGAACTGAAATTGTTCCTTGAAGTAGAGCGTGGACAg GATTTTCATCCTGTACCTCTACCTGAAAAAATCAAGGACAACATACTTTTGTTCTTTAAGCTCTATGATCCTGAAAAAGAAGAGCTCCG ATATGTTGGTAGACTTTTTGTAAAAAGTTCTAGCAAGCCTATCGAGATTTTGACAAAACTGAATGAATTGGCTGGATTTTCTCCTGACGAAGAGATCGAACTCTATGAG GAAATAAAATTTGAGCCTAATGTAATGTGTGAACGACTTGATAAAAGAGCTTCATTCCGGTTTAGTCag ATTGAAGACGGGGACATCATTTGCTTCCAGAAACACCCTCCTTCTGAAAGTGAAGAGAAAATCCGGTTTCCTGATGTCCCGTCATTTTTGGAATATGTGAAAAATCGACAG ATAGTGCATTTTAGAACCTTGGAGAGACCCAAGGAAGATGAGTTTTGCCTCGAATT AGCGAAGAACCACACCTACGATGATGTTGTGGAAAGAGTTGCTCAGCGTCTTGGATTAGACGATCCATCTAAAATTCGGCTCACTACTCACAATTGTTATTCTCAGCAACCAAAACCTAACCCTGTGAAATACAGATCAGTGGACCATTTATTAGACATGCTTGTCCACTACAATCAG ATTTCTGATATACTGTATTTTGAAGTGCTGGACATTCCCCTTCCAGAATTGCAATGCCTAAAAACGCTCAAAGTTGCATACCATCACGCCACAAAGGATGAG GCTATAATTCTCAATATAAGATTGCCAAAACAAAGCACTGTTGGAGATGTGCTTAATGAGATCAAAACAAAG GTAGAGTTGTCTTTTCCAAATGCTGAACTCAGGCTGCTGGAAGTTTTTTATCATAAGATTTACAAG atatttCCAATCAACGAGAAGATTGAGAATATAAATGATCAGTACTGGACACTACGTGCCGAAGAG ATTCCAGAAGAAGAGAAGAACCTTGGACCCAATGATCGCTTGATTCACGTTTACCATTTCACAAAGGAGAATGCTCAGAATCAAGTG CAAGTGCAGAACTTTGGTGAGCCCTTCTTTTTGGTCATACAAAATGGTGAAACATTGGCAGATATTAAAATACGCATTCAAAAGAAATTGCAGGTTCCCGATGATGAATTTTTGAAG TGGAAATTTGCCTTTTTGTCATTGGGACGTCCTGAGTATCTTGAGGATGCTGACATTGTCTCCAGTCGTTTTCAG AGAAAAGATGTTTATGGTGCTTGGGAGCAGTACCTTGGGTTAGAACACTCTGACACTACTCCTAAAAGGGCTTATACTGCGAATCAG AACCGCCACATGTTCGAGAAGCCAGTGAAAATAtacaattaa
- the LOC140960751 gene encoding uncharacterized protein has translation MLNHSSVLHQEKMASLTPGILLKLLQSMNSTTKVTGDHRSALLQVIGIVPALSTSDSLWPNHGFYVQLSDSRNSTYVSLSDRDTELILNNRLQLGQFVHLDRLVFDSPPVPAPLNLRPIAGRHQFIGSPEPLIARINSGGFVIQPVSESDLSVDPIAAYLSRMGKKVMDSKEKCAESDGSVGDVKIASSKVNRGAVAPKENLNVNISSGDAQVNSNGKAGSDKVSSQRFSSPGALKQRSVMPSAKKAERDPSPAGKSGKRSSSPAPSKCVVPSLEEAAKEENRRTSREPAIIVPSRYRQPSPNSGRRQASPVVARRMSLSPGRRLSGGLKVSPALDSSGKKKMASIAAGISKVSEALVGSAKPSRKNWDDGAIPGGGVTSEDKEKTRTKNRPDLQAILRTQAAISRRLSDVHENSSTKDEKSCGSESPFESEKTNVAPVITIHEKRWTDGSIPLDGVSSSLAKLGKDATRRRRVASTAASEALEEAMATESIVRNLSMFSDLHSCSKPENPLPSIDRFMSIYEDVLKSIAAAESIAGKHRSSATNDNTTYSQQSKSSTLWVEAALATNLEVVSLLTDQNFVGSSKMEQQSSKKRLSANSTFKNNNTNACSSPGVGPWTRGKGMDETVELGKILQYEMQIWFVRFVESSLDAGFQVFEKCTPASTGALNNCGPIAAILSQLKRVNNWLDCIMTEQDDILAGKIESLKRKIYGFVIQHVGTSVESMIPAASS, from the exons ATGCTAAATCATTCCTCAGTCCTGCACCAGGAAAAAATGGCGTCTTTGACCCCAGGAATCCTTCTCAAACTCCTCCAATCCATGAACTCCACTACCAAAGTCACCGGAGACCATCGCAGCGCTCTCCTCCAGGTCATCGGAATTGTCCCTGCGTTGTCGACTTCAGATTCTCTTTGGCCCAACCATGGATTCTACGTTCAGCTGTCGGATTCCCGCAATTCCACCTATGTTTCCCTTTCCGACCGTGATACCGAACTCATCCTCAACAACCGCCTCCAGCTGGGTCAGTTTGTGCACCTCGATCGACTGGTCTTCGACTCACCCCCTGTTCCTGCCCCACTTAATCTACGCCCTATAGCTGGTCGTCACCAATTTATTGGATCTCCTGAACCCCTCATTGCTCGCATTAACAGTGGTGGATTTGTAATCCAGCCAGTTTCGGAGTCTGACCTCTCGGTGGACCCTATTGCAGCTTATTTGTCGAGGATGGGGAAGAAGGTGATGGATTCGAAGGAGAAATGCGCCGAGAGTGATGGGAGTGTGGGTGATGTTAAGATAGCCTCCTCTAAGGTTAACAGGGGAGCGGTTGCCCCAAAAGAGAATTTGAATGTTAATATCAGTTCGGGAGATGCCCAGGTTAATAGTAATGGTAAAGCTGGTTCAGACAAGGTCAGTTCGCAAAGGTTTTCGTCACCTGGAGCGTTAAAGCAGAGATCCGTGATGCCGTCTGCGAAGAAAGCAGAGAGGGATCCATCCCCAGCTGGAAAGTCAGGAAAGCGCTCGAGTTCCCCTGCACCGTCAAAGTGCGTGGTTCCTAGCCTTGAGGAGGCTGCCAAAGAGGAAAATAGGAGGACGTCAAGGGAACCAGCAATAATAGTGCCATCAAGATATCGGCAGCCATCACCAAATTCAGGGAGGAGGCAGGCAAGTCCGGTGGTAGCTAGAAGGATGTCTCTGTCCCCTGGCCGAAGATTATCGGGCGGGCTTAAGGTATCCCCAGCACTGGATTCTTCCGGGAAGAAGAAAATGGCTAGCATTGCTGCGGGGATATCAAAGGTTTCTGAGGCGCTTGTAGGGTCCGCAAAGCCAAGTAGAAAGAACTGGGATGATGGGGCGATTCCAGGTGGAGGCGTCACCTCTGAGGACAAAGAAAAAACGAGGACTAAAAATAGACCCGATCTGCAAGCTATTTTGAGAACTCAG GCTGCTATTTCTCGGCGATTAAGTGATGTACATGAGAATTCATCCACAAAAGACGAAAAATCTTGTGGGTCTGAAAGTCCATTTGAGTCTGAGAAAACAAATGTGGCTCCTGTAATCACCATTCACGAGAAGAGATGGACGGATGGTAGTATTCCATTGGATGGTGTCTCTTCAAGCCTTGCAAAACTTGGAAAG GATGCTACGCGCAGGAGAAGAGTTGCTTCAACTGCTGCGTCTGAAGCTTTAGAGGAGGCCATGGCCACAGAATCGATTGTGAGAAACTTAAG CATGTTTTCAGATCTCCACTCATGTTCAAAGCCTGAAAATCCTTTACCTAGTATCGATCGATTCATGTCGATTTACGAAGATGTTCTAAAATCCATAGCAGCAGCAGAATCTATTGCCGGTAAACACAGGTCATCAGCTACTAATGACAACACCACCTATTCACAACAATCAAAATCTAGCACCCTTTGGGTAGAAGCCGCTTTGGCTACAAATCTTGAAGTTGTCTCCCTTTTAACCGACCAAAACTTTGTGGGCTCATCCAAAATGGAGCAACAAAGTTCTAAGAAACGACTTTCTGCCAATTCAACCTTTAAGAATAACAACACAAACGCCTGTTCATCACCGGGAGTTGGACCTTGGACTCGGGGCAAAGGGATGGACGAAACTGTGGAACTTGGAAAGATTTTGCAGTATGAGATGCAAATATGGTTTGTAAGATTTGTAGAGTCGTCCCTTGATGCTGGTTTTCAGGTTTTTGAGAAATGCACTCCAGCTAGCACCGGTGCACTCAACAACTGTGGCCCTATAGCAGCAATCTTGTCTCAACTTAAGCGAGTCAACAACTGGTTGGATTGCATAATGACTGAACAAGACGACATTCTTGCGGGAAAGATTGAGAGCCTGAAGCGAAAGATTTATGGGTTTGTGATTCAACATGTTGGCACGTCAGTCGAAAGTATGATCCCAGCAGCCTCGTCTTGA
- the LOC140960691 gene encoding uncharacterized protein has protein sequence MEESDGAAAARDAAGTAMAASQAEQVKNMNILVAIDDSDESFQALQWVLDKILKQDAGGLNATTGTATTHESKVVTVVHVVQPMPRYGFPSGYVEESTSKAQEQNAARILSRAFEMCREKSLTAKTLILEGDPKDTICRAVEDMNIHLLIIGSRGLGQIKRALLGSVSDYCVHHARCPVLVVKPPKKSQ, from the exons ATGGAGGAATCGGATGGTGCTGCAGCTGCACGTGATGCGGCGGGTACGGCGATGGCGGCATCACAGGCGGAACAGGTGAAGAATATGAATATATTGGTGGCCATCGACGACAGCGACGAGAGCTTCCAAGCGCTTCAATGGGTCCTCGATAAGATTTTGAAGCAAGACGCTGGTGGATTGAACGCTACAACTGGAACGGCAACTACTCACGAATCCAAGGTGGTCACCGTAGTCCATGTGGTGCAGCCGATGCCCCGCTATGGCTTCCCCAGTGGATATG TCGAGGAATCCACAAGCAAAGCCCAGGAGCAGAATGCTGCAAGGATTCTGTCCCGTGCATTTGAAATGTGCAGGGAGAAATCA TTGACTGCTAAGACTCTGATCCTCGAGGGTGATCCAAAGGACACCATCTGTCGGGCTGTGGAAGATATGAACATTCATCTTCTCATTATCGGCAGCCGCGGGCTTGGCCAAATCAAGAG GGCTTTGTTGGGAAGTGTGAGCGATTACTGTGTCCACCACGCAAGGTGTCCGGTGCTCGTCGTTAAACCGCCCAAGAAATCACAATGA